A window of Plantibacter sp. PA-3-X8 genomic DNA:
GGAGCGCGGTGCGTTCCCGCAGATCGACGTCGTGCTCTCGGGCTACCAGGGCGGCGTCGGCATCGGCGACGTCATCGTGGACGCGGTGCAGCGGGTCAAGGCGGCGAACCCCGACGCGCTGTACGCGTGCGACCCGGTCATGGGCAACGCGAAGTCCGGCTGCTTCGTCGCCCCGGAGATCCCCGACCTGCTGCGCGACCGCGTCGTGCCGAACGCCGACATCATCACGCCGAACCAGTTCGAGCTGGGCTTCCTCACGGGCACCGAGCCCGCGTCCCTTGAGTCCACGCTGGCGTCGGTCGAGCTGGTTCGTGCGATGGGCCCGTCGGTCGTCCTGGTGACGAGCGTCGAGCGTCCCGACCGCGACCCCGAGACGATCGAGATGCTGGTCGTGGACGATGCCGGTCGGTGGATCGTCCAGACGCCGCTG
This region includes:
- the pdxY gene encoding pyridoxal kinase PdxY, whose translation is MKILSIQSAVAYGHVGNSAAVFPLQRIGVEVIPVNTVNFSNHTGYGAWRGPLISPEQVGEVITGVEERGAFPQIDVVLSGYQGGVGIGDVIVDAVQRVKAANPDALYACDPVMGNAKSGCFVAPEIPDLLRDRVVPNADIITPNQFELGFLTGTEPASLESTLASVELVRAMGPSVVLVTSVERPDRDPETIEMLVVDDAGRWIVQTPLLPFKANGSGDVTAALFAAHYGETRDAKLALERTASSVFDLVELTYRSGQRELQLVEAQEFYANPRMQFTATAV